One window of the Larus michahellis chromosome 24, bLarMic1.1, whole genome shotgun sequence genome contains the following:
- the LOC141734505 gene encoding uncharacterized protein LOC141734505 — translation MCSTGCCSIVKSKTVCCSQPCQKTICCEPCQKTICCRPCQKTVCCSPCQQSICCDPCQRPCCDPCCQQSCCDPCQKPCCDPCCQQSCCDPCQKPCCDPCCQQSCCDPCQKPCCDPCCQQSCCDPCQKPCCDPCCQQSCCDPCQKPCCDPCCQKPCCDPCCQQSCCDPCQKPCCDPCCQQSCCDPCQKPCCDPCCQQSCCDPCQKPCCDPCCQQSCCDPCQKPCCDPCCQQSCCDPCQKPCCDPCCQQSCCDPCQKPCCDPCCQQSCCDPCQQSCCDPCQKSVCCTKVCQKSCCSCSHPCPQPCCCCGCYPCCCSGCLSCCSYVVKKKPVVVCCRPVQYCSPMRKYCIPIQQCCAAIKKSC, via the exons ATGTGCTCTACCGGATGCTGCTCCATTGTGAAGAGCAAGACAGTGTGCTGCAGCCAGCCGTGCCAGAAGACTATCTGCTGCGAACCATGTCAGAAGACCATCTGCTGCAGGCCATGCCAGAAGACcgtctgctgcagcccctgccagcagtCCATCTGCTGCGACCCATGCCAGAGGCCCTGCTGTGACCCATGTTGCCAGCAGTCCTGCTGTGACCCATGCCAGAAGCCCTGCTGTGACCCATGTTGCCAGCAGTCCTGCTGTGACCCATGCCAGAAGCCCTGCTGTGACCCATGCTGCCAGCAGTCCTGCTGTGACCCATGCCAGAAGCCTTGCTGTGACCCATGCTGCCAGCAGTCCTGCTGTGACCCATGCCAGAAGCCCTGCTGTGACCCATGCTGCCAGCAGTCCTGCTGTGACCCATGCCAGAAGCCCTGCTGTGACCCATGTTGCCAGAAGCCCTGCTGTGACCCATGCTGCCAGCAGTCCTGCTGTGACCCATGCCAGAAGCCCTGCTGTGACCCATGCTGCCAGCAGTCCTGCTGTGATCCATGCCAGAAGCCCTGCTGTGACCCATGTTGCCAGCAGTCCTGCTGTGATCCATGCCAGAAGCCCTGCTGTGACCCATGTTGCCAGCAGTCCTGCTGTGATCCATGCCAGAAGCCTTGCTGTGACCCATGCTGCCAGCAGTCCTGCTGTGACCCATGCCAGAAGCCCTGCTGTGACCCATGCTGCCAGCAGTCCTGCTGTGACCCATGCCAGAAGCCTTGCTGTGACCCATGTTGCCAGCAGTCCTGCTGTGACCC TTGCCAGCAGTCCTGCTGTGACCCATGCCAGAAGTCCGTCTGCTGTACCAAGGTGTGCCAGAAGTCCTGCTGCAGCTGTAGCCACCCTTGCccgcagccctgctgctgctgtggctgctacccctgctgctgctctggatgtCTGTCTTGCTGTTCCTACGTGGTGAAGAAGAAGCCTGTTGTGGTGTGTTGCAGACCCGTGCAGTACTGCTCTCCCATGAGGAAGTATTGCATACCCATCCAGCAGTGCTGCGCCGCCATCAAGAAGAGCTGCTGA